One Deltaproteobacteria bacterium genomic window, GCCACACAATCGACTTTTCGCAGACCAACATATTTAAGACAGAAACGGCACTTCAGACTAGCCTGGCTCGTATGGACCATATAGCTTTCAGAAAAGGCGTTCTATCTTTTAAGGGATGGAAAATAGGTAAAAAAGCCAGTCGCGAACTTATGCGACAGCGGAGATCAGTTGTGGCAGAAGACTTAGTTCCAGATCTCGAACAAAAGCAAGTTGACATGAAAATCGGCCTCGACATTGCTTGGTTGTCTAGTAAAAACATTGTAAATCGAATCATTCTGGTTACTGGCGATGCTGACTTTATTCCAGTTATGAAATTTGCTAGACGTGAGGGCGTACAAATCGTCCTGGTAACTTTAAACCATGGTGTTAAGGCGGCAATGAAGGAACATACCGATATATTCAGAGAAGTCAAATGGCCTTCGGGTGATGGGACAAATGCCTCATCAGGATGATATCTGCTTAAAAGTCTCTCTCTCGTTATCCATAACTCATTGGCTACATCGAGGATCATAAGGGATCCTTTCACATCTCCTTCTCTTTGACTTCTATGCCGTTAGAGCGCAGGCGCTGTATCAACTGGTCAACCTTCTCTCTAGACGGCTCATTCAGTCTTATCTCTTTCGGCCTGCTGTTATAGCCGAGCCAGACATAAAGTGGATTCAGGTCTGTCAGCCACATGCTGAATATGTCCAAGTCGAAGTCAAACACCGGTTCGACTGTTCCGACTTTCTTCGGCCAGTCCAGCGCTTTGAACTGCAAGTATCTTACTGATGGTGGAGGCGCTTTCGAGACCTGCCTGCAGCCGGAATCACGGTTTGTCTCTAATGTCGTGAGTCGGCGTTGCATCATAGCCGGCCATGATCCCCTGGCGTGTCTCCTGAGTGTCATTGATGAGTCCGGCCACCTCTACACGGCACGTTTGGCGCATTCACTTTTGCGGCTTTGTCCAGGCAGTCATCCTAATGCCAGCAATCAACTGCCCTAGGTGACGGAACACCTTTTCATCCTGCAGCATCTGGCCGCCAGTTGACGGTCACGCGAAACGGCTCGGGTTCTGCAGGTTCCACAGGGAACTGGCCCGTCTCCAGCCAT contains:
- a CDS encoding NYN domain-containing protein, giving the protein MKKVAVMLDGRFVLKKLQERLHERPSAAQVFEFALACVSADEQEELLRVYYYDCPPYGLIETNPLSGHTIDFSQTNIFKTETALQTSLARMDHIAFRKGVLSFKGWKIGKKASRELMRQRRSVVAEDLVPDLEQKQVDMKIGLDIAWLSSKNIVNRIILVTGDADFIPVMKFARREGVQIVLVTLNHGVKAAMKEHTDIFREVKWPSGDGTNASSG